One region of Molothrus aeneus isolate 106 chromosome 1, BPBGC_Maene_1.0, whole genome shotgun sequence genomic DNA includes:
- the RBM12B gene encoding RNA-binding protein 12B, which yields MAVVIRLQGLPVVAGPPDIRRFFLGLNIPDGGVHIIGGEIGEAFIIFATDEDARRAMSCSGGFIKDSRIELFLSSKAEMQSTIEMSRKRFDRGGRETMSGSRRTGTNGSSASSIGDIPHLVTASPKGIRKPSYGPPNRLEAGFHTNGTRYGDMGIPKSNYQLRKDCHPFNPDDRYLFLRGIPYSATEVEVRAFLSGIRVDGVILIKHRNGLNNGDCLVRCATPGDALEGLKRHRQYMGQRFIEISPTTEERWMECGGRIDVPDEMDDFLCEDHSPRSSGYMHSRKHSRSRSPRRQRTHSRSSPSQEYYIHLRNLSFNVEKRDLRDFFPELDIHSKQIKILTDKHQKRTRDAFVVFRSEREYQAALECHRKVLLNRPVYIFPISRKSMLKIIDSCERKRSPDRDHLGQAISEKSYREGHSSPKNCVYIRNFPFDVSKIEVQKFFSRFDIDEDDIYLLYDEKGVGLGEALVKFKSEEQAMKAENLNRQTFLGTEVLIRLISQDQMQKFGVAASLSAPNEMHGHSHLYDRGDLSRPVGSPSGPPQGPPMHSFGPPGNFRHHSEFRHPPEDFMCPPKDFRGPPPLMDFGGDSEPFGRMEFGNNKMGNFPEGRFMPDPNFSGGSERVVPILLKNLPFKATPNEILDFFYGYRVIPESVSVQYNEQGLPSGDAIVAMTNYEEAMAAINELNDRPIGPRKVKLSLL from the coding sequence ATGGCTGTAGTCATCCGTTTACAGGGGCTTCCTGTTGTTGCGGGTCCTCCAGATATTCGTCGTTTCTTCTTGGGATTGAATATTCCCGATGGAGGTGTGCATATTATTGGAGGAGAGATTGGGGAGGCTTTTATTATATTTGCCACAGATGAAGATGCACGGCGTGCCATGAGCTGTTCGGGAGGGTTTATCAAGGACTCGCGCATAGAGCTCTTTCTCAGCAGCAAggcagagatgcagagtacCATAGAAATGAGCCGGAAACGATTTGACCGTGGGGGACGCGAAACTATGTCTGGCTCTAGAAGAACAGGTACTAATGGTTCTAGTGCATCAAGTATTGGAGATATACCACACTTAGTTACAGCTTCCCCAAAAGGAATAAGAAAACCTAGTTACGGGCCACCAAATCGCCTGGAGGCTGGTTTCCATACCAACGGTACAAGATACGGTGATATGGGTATACCTAAGTCAAACTATCAGTTAAGAAAGGATTGCCACCCGTTTAACCCAGATGATCGTTACCTCTTTCTACGTGGTATACCTTACTCTGCAACAGAAGTGGAAGTACGTGCTTTCCTTTCGGGGATTCGTGTGGATGGAGTGATTCTGATAAAGCACCGCAATGGTTTAAACAATGGTGATTGCTTGGTAAGATGTGCTACACCCGGTGACGCCTTAGAAGGACTTAAACGTCACAGACAATACATGGGTCAGAGGTTTATAGAAATCAGTCCAACAACAGAGGAACGGTGGATGGAATGCGGTGGGCGGATAGACGTGCCAGATGAAATGGATGACTTTTTGTGTGAAGACCATTCTCCGAGAAGTTCGGGCTACATGCATTCAAGGAAGCATTCTCGTTCAAGATCACCAAGGAGACAAAGAACACATTCTCGTTCATCTCCTAGCCAGGAATATTACATACACTTAAGAAATCTATCTTTTAATGTGGAAAAGAGAGAtttgagagatttttttcctgaactggATATACACAGCAAACAGATTAAGATTCTAACAGATAAGCATCAGAAAAGGACTAGAGATGCCTTTGTGGTGTTCAGGAGTGAGAGAGAATATcaggctgctttggaatgtCATAGAAAGGTTCTTCTCAATCGTCCTGTGTACATTTTTCCAATTTCAAGAAAGTCAATGTTGAAAATAATTGACTCTTGTGAGAGGAAAAGATCACCGGACAGAGATCATCTTGGACAGGCCATATCAGAAAAAAGTTACCGGGAAGGTCATTCCAGCCCTAAGAATTGTGTTTATATAAGGAATTTTCCATTTGATGTGTCAAAAATTGAAGTGCAGAAGTTCTTTTCAAGATTTGATATTGACGAAGATGATATTTACTTGCTTTATGATGAAAAAGGAGTTGGACTGGGAGAAGCACTAGTGAAGTTTAAATCTGAAGAACAAGCtatgaaagcagaaaatttaaaCCGTCAAACATTTTTGGGAACAGAAGTGTTAATAAGACTTATATCTCAAGATCAGATGCAGAAGTTTGGTGTCGCTGCATCATTATCTGCACCAAATGAAATGCATGGTCATTCACATCTGTATGACAGAGGTGACCTCTCCCGTCCAGTTGGTTCACCATCTGGGCCACCACAAGGGCCACCCATGCATTCTTTTGGTCCCCCTGGGAACTTCAGGCATCATTCTGAATTTAGACATCCCCCTGAGGACTTCATGTGCCCTCCTAAGGATTTTAGGGGTCCACCACCCCTCATGGATTTTGGTGGTGACAGTGAACCTTTTGGCAGAATGGAGTTTGGGAAtaataaaatgggaaattttcCTGAAGGAAGATTTATGCCAGATCCAAATTTCAGTGGTGGTTCTGAACGTGTTGTTCCTATTCTGTTGAAAAATTTACCTTTTAAGGCTACTCCTAATGAGATTCTGGATTTTTTCTATGGCTATAGAGTGATACCGGAGTCAGTTTCTGTGCAGTACAATGAACAAGGATTACCTTCTGGTGATGCCATTGTTGCTATGACAAACTATGAGGAAGCTATGGCTGCTATTAATGAACTGAATGATAGGCCCATTGGTCCACGGAAAGTTAAGTTGAGTTTGCTGTAA